From Rhodococcus sp. B7740:
AGCCACCGGTCGCTACGACGCAACCGATTGATGCCGGTGGTGCCGCGAGTGATGACACCTTCGGGGGCAGGAGTGGAGCCTGCGGAACGACTCAGATGGGGAATGGAGCCTGCGGAACGACCTCTGTGGACCGGGCTCAGGGCTAGGCGTTCTTCTCGAGCCAGTCGGCGGTCACTTCGCCCTCACCGCGCCACAGGTCGATGAGGTTGACGAGCATCAGCTGCTCGAGTTTGCCGCCGATGAACGGCAGGAAGACCTTGGCCTCGGAGGAGGTGCGCAGGGTCGATCCGCCGTTCGTGGGGAAGAGCGAGGTGGTGCCCTTGAGCGAGCCCGGTCCGGCCGGAATCGACGCGTCGTAGTGGCCCGCGGTGACTTCCTCGAAGGCATCGAAGTGCACGTTGCGGGTGATGATCATGTCCTTCTTCATCACCGTCTGCGCGATGTCGGGCAGTTCGGTGCGCGGGATGACGTGGTGCATCACGATGTCGATTCCGGCGTCGGACACCTCGAAGCTCTTCAGCTCGTTCTCCGAGTACTTACGCATCTCCTCGATGCGCGCATCCCAGTGATCGCGACTGGAGAGCGCTGCATAGACCTGCTGCGTCGAGTGGGTGAACCGGGCGGAGTAGTTCATTCGGCGAGCCATAGTGCGCCAGGTTAGCCGTTCGGGTTCGCGGCGATCCAGTTACCGGTGAAGTCCTGTTCGTTGTCGATGAGGGAGAGCACCTGCTCGCTGATCATCGCTTCGATCTTGCCGCCGAAGATCGGGACCTTGACCTCGGTGGTGCCTGCCAACGCGATGGTGGTTGTGTCGCCGCCGGCGTCGAGCGTGGTGGTGCCGGTGATGCGCGCCGGTGCGCCTTCGACGGTCGCTCCGAACGTGCCGTCGGCGTGGGTGCCGTCGAACGGTCCCCAGCTCTCGGTGCGTTCGATGATGAGGTCGCCCTTCTTGAAGGCGGTCACCGCGGACGGCAGCTCCTCTTCGGGAACTGACTGGGTCATGACGACGTCGATGGTTCCGTTGCCGACCGTGACGCTCTTCAGGCTGGCACCCGGTCCGCCGATCTGCTCGATGCGGTCCTTCCAGTACTGCTCGGACGTCAGCGCGGCGTGGACCTTGTCGGCGGAGGCGGGCACAGTCGAGCTGTGCTCAATGGGGCGAGGCATCCCCGCAGGTTACCGGGTGACCGAAGACCCGGTGCGCGACCGGTAGCGTGAGAGTCCGTGCCTACTGCAATTTCGGAGCTCACCACCATCCGGGTGGGCGGCCCGGCCCGGGAATTCACTGTCGCGACGAACGCCGACGAGTTGGTCTCGCTGGTGCGTGACGCGGACCGCTCGGGGACGGATGTGCTGGTCATCGGCGGCGGATCCAACCTGGTCGTCGGCGACGACGGCTTCGACGGCCGGGTGGTTCGGGTGACCGGGTCCCGGCTGGACATCGACGGCGAGATGGTGACGGTCGATGCGGGCGTCGAGTGGGATGCCGTCGTGCAGGCGACGATCGACGCGGGACTGTCGGGCATGGAAGCGCTCTCGGGTATCCCCGGAACCACCGGCGCGACGCCGATCCAGAACGTCGGCGCGTACGGCGCGTCGACGTCGGAGCTGCTGCACAGCCTCACCGTCTACGACCGCGAGACCGATCGGACGGCGGTGTGGACGCCGGAGCAGTGCGGTTTCGGAACGCATCGGTCGTCGGTGTTCAAGCGATCCTCGCGCTACGTGATTCTGGACGTGACGTTCGCACTGAAGAAGACGACCGAGTCGCTTCCGGTGCGCTACGCGGCGTTGTCGGAGCGTCTCGACGTGCAGATCGGCGACGTCGTACCGGTGCCGGACGTGCGCGCTGCCGTGCTGGCTCTGCGCGGCGAACGCGGCATGGTGCTCGATGCCGGCGACCACGACACGTGGAGCGTCGGATCGTTCTTCCTCAACCCGGTACTGCCCGATGTGCCCGAGGCCGCCGCACACGCGCCCAACTTCCCCGACCCCGCGGGCACCAAGATCCCGGCCGCCTGGCTGATCCAGAACGCGGGCTTCCCACGCGGATACGGCACCGAATTCGGGCG
This genomic window contains:
- a CDS encoding DUF2505 domain-containing protein — encoded protein: MARRMNYSARFTHSTQQVYAALSSRDHWDARIEEMRKYSENELKSFEVSDAGIDIVMHHVIPRTELPDIAQTVMKKDMIITRNVHFDAFEEVTAGHYDASIPAGPGSLKGTTSLFPTNGGSTLRTSSEAKVFLPFIGGKLEQLMLVNLIDLWRGEGEVTADWLEKNA
- a CDS encoding DUF2505 domain-containing protein, whose product is MPRPIEHSSTVPASADKVHAALTSEQYWKDRIEQIGGPGASLKSVTVGNGTIDVVMTQSVPEEELPSAVTAFKKGDLIIERTESWGPFDGTHADGTFGATVEGAPARITGTTTLDAGGDTTTIALAGTTEVKVPIFGGKIEAMISEQVLSLIDNEQDFTGNWIAANPNG
- a CDS encoding UDP-N-acetylmuramate dehydrogenase — translated: MPTAISELTTIRVGGPAREFTVATNADELVSLVRDADRSGTDVLVIGGGSNLVVGDDGFDGRVVRVTGSRLDIDGEMVTVDAGVEWDAVVQATIDAGLSGMEALSGIPGTTGATPIQNVGAYGASTSELLHSLTVYDRETDRTAVWTPEQCGFGTHRSSVFKRSSRYVILDVTFALKKTTESLPVRYAALSERLDVQIGDVVPVPDVRAAVLALRGERGMVLDAGDHDTWSVGSFFLNPVLPDVPEAAAHAPNFPDPAGTKIPAAWLIQNAGFPRGYGTEFGRGTAALSSKHVLAITNRGGATASDIMALAAHVRDGVQEKFGITLTPECDLVNCALG